Proteins from one Leptospira bourretii genomic window:
- a CDS encoding type II toxin-antitoxin system MqsR family toxin: MEKRICHYPLKKIKELIMEGKYSVTRKAQKTALEHFGYGEEDIINDVLNLQNADFFKSMTSHNNHLLWHDVYKKVSNNFKIYIKIQISNSNTLVISFKGDESI; this comes from the coding sequence GTGGAAAAACGAATTTGCCATTATCCTCTAAAAAAGATCAAAGAACTGATAATGGAAGGAAAATACTCGGTAACGAGAAAAGCTCAAAAAACTGCTCTCGAACATTTTGGGTATGGAGAAGAGGATATTATCAATGATGTTCTAAATTTGCAAAATGCTGACTTTTTCAAATCTATGACCTCTCATAATAATCACCTACTCTGGCATGATGTTTATAAAAAAGTAAGTAACAATTTCAAAATATATATTAAAATTCAAATTTCTAACAGCAATACATTAGTTATTTCTTTTAAAGGAGACGAAAGCATATGA